Part of the Deltaproteobacteria bacterium genome is shown below.
ATGCTGAGCTGTGGTTCAGCCATCGCAGTCTCCTGGCTCCTGTGGTGTGAATGACAATCCCATGCCATCCTACCACAGCCAGGAGACTGCGATTCCTCAGGTCCTGCAACTGGTTAGCTTCTTAGCTTCATGCCTATGACCCCTGTGGTCGCCCTGGAATTGGGCAGGCACGGGGCTTGCCCCTACGAAGACGCCAGAAGGCACCAAACTGCACCACCACCCTCGCGGGTGAAACATGCAGCGAAAGCGAAGGCTTCGAGGAGGAACTCGACCTCCCTGTGCAGTCGCTCCGGCAGTATGAGGAGCTTTTGCCATGGTTGACGGACGGCGAACCTCTGCTTCAATATGGCGCTGACGATTTCGACGATTCTATTGATGAGCCAGCCGAATCAGGACTCACGAAATCTTCCTTATTACCGATGCGTATCGCTCAAGTCGTTCATGGATTACCTCCCGAGGCATTGGGAGGCACCGAGACCTATGTCGCCCACCTGGCGTACGCCTTAGCACACCAGGGGCATGCTGTTGGGGTGTTTACACGCGTTGCCGACGCCAGCCGGAAGGACTATGCCGTCGAGTGTGGATCGCAAGACGGCTATGAGGTGATGCGCATTAACAATACGTTTGTCCGACTGGAGCCGTTTGCGCGGAGCTATGTGAATGCCGAAGTGGCGTGTCGCTTCGGTGCCTTCCTCGATGCCTTCGCTCCAGAGATCGTGCATTTCCATCATCTCATGTACCTCTCGACCTCGTGTATCGACGAGGCGGTGCGACGCCACATTCCTATGGTCATGACGCTGCACGACTATTGGCTCATCTGTCAGCGGGGCCGGTTTCTGAAGCCCGACTTATCCGTGTGTCCCGGGCAGAGTGACGAAGGCTGCGCGCAATGTTTTGCGCATTTGCTCGATCGGCGGGTGGCCTCGGCGTTTCAACGCTTGAAGCCGACGTTGGAAAAGCATGTGCACCTGCGCGATTTCTTGCGTCGTTGGCAAGGGAAATATGCCGCTTGGCGTCCACCTCCTCAGTCTGCCGTGCGGCAAATTCACGAACGGATGGCGCATATCCGCGAGCTGTGTCGAGCGGTCTCGCTCTTTCTGGCTCCGTCGCATTTTCTGCGCGAACGGTTTCTGGCTTTCGGCATTCCACCGGAAAAGATGCTGTTCTCGGAGTGCGGTTTGCCTCCCTTGGTTGCGCCTCAAACCCAGCGCGCACCGAACCCGCGCCGGTTGATTTTCGGCTACATCGGCGTGGTCGATCCGGTGAAGGGGGTCCACGTGTTGGTCGAGGCGTTCACGCAACTCCGCGACACCGAGCTGCGCATCTACGGCGGGGAAACCCAGTATGCGCCGTATCCGGATCGCAAGCGGTTTCTCGCGCAATTGCAGTCCTCTCCGCACATTCGCATGATGGGCAAGTACGAGAACTCCGAGGTTGGACGCATTCTGAGCGAAGTCGATGTGGTCGTGGTGCCATCCATCTGGTACGAGAACGCGCCGCTGGTGATTCGCGAAGCGTTCCTGGCCGGGAAGCCGGTGGTGACCGCTGCGTTCGGTGGCATGCAGGAGTGGGTGCGGGATGGTGTCAACGGGTTGTTATTTCAGCCGCGCGATGTCGTCGATCTGCGCAACACACTGGCTCGGTTCATCACGGACCCTACTCTTGTGCAGCGACTCTCGGACGAATTTCCTGCTGTGCAATCTATCGACGCCGATGCCCGGTCGCTAGTCGAGCATTACCGTGTGCTGGTCGCGCAACGCCTATGAGCAGGGGACTTTCTTTGGCAATTCCCTGTCGTGCGGATGAACCGGGTCTCGGCGATACCTTGGTCAGCTTGTATCAAGCCTGTCTCCAGTCTGCGTCTCCGTTGCCGCAGATTGCCGAGCTGCTGATTTGTATTAACGGCGTCACGCCTGGGGCCGAGTGCTCAGCACTGACAGCAACCAGAACCTTCTGCGCGCGCAATGACATTCCGCTGCACGAGCGCTGGATCGCTGACCAAGGAAGAGACCCCGAGGCGGGTCCTGTGACTGATGCCGCCCGCGTGCTAGAAGCTGCGGACACTCTTCCCATTCCTGTGTGTACGGTGCTGTTGACCGAGCGGCGAGGGAAACCGCCGGCGTGGAACGTACTGTGGTCGCAGGCTGTCGGCGCTGCCGTGCTGTTCTGCGATGCCGATGTGCGTGTGGACCAAGAATCGGTGCGGCTCCTGCAGGTACGGCTCCATGACGCTCCACATCTGTCCTTGGTGGCCGCACGCGAAGTTCCGGTACTGACCGGACGTGGAACGCTGTGGAGCCGTATGGCTGCTCTTCCCTACCGTTTCGATTTCGGCAACGTGGGAGGGCGGCTCTTGGCGATCCGTAAAGACGCCTTGCTCGGGACAATGCCGGAGGATCTTTTGCTGGAAGATGCCTGGTTGACGGTTGCAGTAGGCAAATCTCGCGTGGCCAAGGAATGGCAAGCCAAAGTGTATTTCCTGCCGCCAGCGACTGGGCGGGACTATTTCGCCGAACGGGTGCGTACGGAAGGCGGCAAACTACAAATTCGCCGCGTATATGGGCAACTGTTGGAGCATGGACAGATCGCCACCTATCGTTGGTCCGATTTCCTGAAGGAGATCGCTTGGCATGAATATCCGCTGGTGTTTTTCTCTTTAGTGCTGCGTGCCGTGGCGCGGGCATGGGCGAGGCTAGCGCTCACGAAGAAAGAATTTTATGCTCTGTACCGTCCGTTTCCGACGACCAAGACGTGGTCGCAGGACGCGCACGATTGAGCAGCGCAACAATGATCAAAGTTTCCGTGGTGATCTTAACCTGGAATTCGCAGGACATGGTGGATGCCTGTGTATCTTCCTTGGCGTCGGGGTTGGCGTTGTCCCCGTTCGAGGTCATCGTGGTGGATAATGGCTCGCGCGACGACACCTTGGCGGTGGTACGCTCGCGCCATCCCGAGGTGCGGGTGCTAAGCAATCCGAGCAATCGCGGCGTCGCGCCAGCGCGTAATCAAGGAATGCGCGTCGCGTGCGGAGAGTACGTGATTCTTTTGGACGACGACACCGTTGTGCACGCTGGCGCGTTTGATCAGTTGGTCGCTTATATGGACGCGCATGCAGATGTGGGACTGTGCGGTCCACAGCTTGTAGACCTAGACGGGAGCTGTCAGCTCTCGTGCCGCCTCTTCCCGACCTTGCCGTATAAACTCCTGCGCCGGGTGCCGTTCTCCTTTGCCCGTGCGCTGATGCGGAAGGTCGAGATGGCGGACTGGGATCATGCGACCGTGCGCGATGTCGATTACGTGATTGGTGCGTGCCAAGCGATTCGGCGCAGCGCCTTGGCACAGATTGGGCTGCTGGACGAACGCATTTTTTACGGCCCTGAGGATGTCGATGTATGTCTGCGGCTTCAGCAAGCCGGCTGGCGCGTGGTGTATCACCCGGACGCGGTGGTGGAGCACCACGAACGCCGCATGACGCGGTCGGCTCTCTCTTCCTTTTCTTTTCTCGGGCGTCAGCATCTGCGCGGACTGCTGTACTACTTCTGGAAGCATGGGTATTGGTTGTCCCGCCGCCGTTTGTATGCGCGTTTGCCGGCGCAGTCAGCCGGGTATTCTGCAACGAGTCCTGCTGCTGTTGGCGCTCCAGAGGTGCTCCATCATGATTCTCTACCGGTGGAAGCGAAATCGTAACAGCCGATAACGACGTGGCTGTTAGGGGGCGTAGCGTGCCGCGACGTACGAGGAGTGCTCAGACGATCCTGGTCTTGCTGGTCGTCGCGGATGTGCTGTGCGTGCTCGGTGCCTATGCCGGTGCCTTCGCCTTGCGCTTTGCGTTCCCGATCCCTTTCACCTCGCATCTGATTCCCCTTGCTCGTCTCCAGGATATCCAGCATCCCATTGCGGTTTTGCTGGTCTCGCAAGTCGCGCTGCTGTACTTCTTCGGGTTCTACGATTTACAACGTCCACAGCCGCGCACGCGGTTGATTGCCCGGGTTGTCGCCGCTTTGAGCATCCAGCTCCTGGCCATCTCGGCTTTCTATTTCTTCCGTGGCGATTTGAACCTGCCACGGTCGGTCCTGGTCTTATTGTGGATGTTGAATTCCGCCGCTGTCATTGTCGTCCGCTTGTGGGCGGGTGCGCGGCTGGGGCAAATGCGTCCGCTCTCCATTCTACTGGTGGGAGCGGAAGAGGAGGTGCGGACCTTTCTGAGCACGCTCTCTGCTTTGCGTCCGTTTCCCGAACTCAAAGTCGTGGGGTTCGTTAGTTTGAATGGAGCCGGTGCTCCGGCGGGACAGTTGGGGACGCCCTGGCTCGGCGAAGCGCAGCAACTGAGCACTATTCTCCAGCAGGTGCGTGTTGATGATGTCATTCTGCTCTCGCCCACAACCTGGAAGGATGCTTTTGTGGATCAGCTCCTGCGTATGCCGGGTGGCGAGTCCGTGGCCAGACGTCCGCGGGTGCTGGTCGTGCCCTCGGTCTATGACATTCTCGTGGGGCGGATCTCCTCGTTACGGTTGCACGACATGCCGCTCGTTGAGGTGGTGAAAAATCCGCGCGAGGATATGGCGTTCGTCGTAAAAGGGTTGCTGGACCGTGTGATCGCCGGTCTCCTGTTGGTAGTGAGCTTTCCGGTGCTGGCGCTGGCGGCGCTGGCGATTAAGCTCACGTCGTTGGGTCCCATCTTGTTTCTGCAACAACGCGTCGGGCAGGGCGGAAAAACATTCACGCTGTACAAACTGCGGACCATGGTGCCGGATGCCGAAGCCGCGACCGGCGCGGTGCTGGCGCACGCGGGTGACCCACGGGTGACGAGAGTGGGACGGTTGTTGCGAGAGAGCCGCATTGACGAAATTCCGCAACTGCTCAACGTGCTCAACGGCACTATGAGCCTCGTAGGTCCACGGCCAGAACGTCCAGAGTTTGTGGAAGAGTTCGAGGTCTCCATTCCCGGCTATACCGAGCGTCATCAAGTCAAACCGGGGTTGACCGGGTTGGCGCAGGTCAACGGCGAGTACGACACCACACCCGAGTACAAACTCAAATACGACTTGGCTTATATCTACAACTATTCGTTGTGGTTGGACGTGCGGATCATGGTGGAATCGGTGAAGGTGATGCTGACCCGCCGGGGGATTTAGGGAGGGCGCTGCCTTCGCGTTTATGGATGTAGGCGGGTACCCCTCAACAAGAACCTAAAGGATGCTACACTCCTCTCTGAGATGGAAATCCACACAATCCAGGAGCAAGTCAGACAGGGAAAGTATGAGATCAGCTTTCAGGCAGAAAAAGAGCGCTATGCTGAGGACATTGCCCTGTCTGATGTAGAGACGACCATTCTCAACGGAGAGATCTTGGAGGATTATCCCGATGACCCACGAGGGGAAAGTTGTCTGATTCTAGGCCACGCCGAAGGACGGTCGATTCATGTGGTCTGTGGCTACACTTCCACTCGATCCATCCGGGTCATTACGGTGTATCTCCCTAAACAGCCCAAATGGCAAGATGAGCGGACGAGAAGAGCGAAAGGAGCGCCCGATGCATGATTATGGAGACTGTTCATTTTGTGGCGGGGAGGTCAAGGAAGAGGTAGCGGAACTGGACTATCGCTACAAAAGGACCTTGTATGTCTTCCGTGAGGTTCCGGTTGGAGTCTGTCAGCAGTGTGGCGAGAAATATCTCGTAGCCGGCACGGCCAAAGTCATTGAGCATGAGATTCGGACCCGGAAGGAATGGAGCGAGACGGTCTCAGTACCAGTGACAACGTTCAGCAACATCGACGTTGCTGAAGCCAAGGAACCGACTTTGAGGGAGCAGCACTCGAAATGAAACCGTCTGGCAACAGCCTCCAGCGCGACGCAACCTGCTATTCCTTGTGGCTGGATGTACGGATCATGGTGGAATCGGTGAAAGTCATGCTGACCCGGAGAGGGATTTAATTGTAGGGGCGGTTCACGAACCGCCCCTGCCTGTCGTGGTTTGTAAGCGGCGAAAGTCCTGCTAGAAGAGTTGGAAGACGGCGTACAGCGATGGCAGACAAAGAGGCAGAGCGACTGAAGTTTCAGACCGAGATCCTGCGGTTTATTGTATTGGCGGTGTTTGCGATTGGCGGCGGTTCTTTGGGGCTTTTACTCGGAGAACGAACCGCGTTTCGGGTGAGTTTGGCTATTGGCGGATTGTTTGTTACCCTCGGTCTGCTCATCGTAGGTTGGCGGCAAGGTCGTCGGATTCATCAATTGGTCGAGCAAATGAAGGAGTCGCCATGACAGGACTGGATATTGTTGCGTTAGGTGTTGGGCTCGCCATTTTTATTACGCTCGGAGTGTTCGTCTGGGGTCTGACAAGACAGTGACCCGTTGCGACGCGGAGCAAAAAACAATGGCAGCAAGTGTGGAAACTCTCGTACGCGCAAGCGGTTGCCTTAGGGTTGACCGCACGGATCGTTCACAGATAAGGAAGCATTTACAAATAGAAACAAACAAAGTCGCCTAATTCATGTTAGGCCGAGATTAAGGGGAAGCGACTCCATGACAGTAGCTACTGCGCCTTGGTACACGAATCCAGCATGGTACGCACTTGGCATAGCCATACTATCACTTATTGTCAGTGCTATGGCCATGCGAACCGTGGCAAGAGGGACGAAATCCCAAATCCAGCGTGATCTAATCGTGCGTGCCAATGAAATCAACGAGGCATTTCTGAGTTATAAGGTCAAGGGACCGTATGCGCATCATCTCAAGATCCCTGACGCTCAGGTCGAGTCGTTTACTGCCAAGGCCATTCTTCTTTTGTA
Proteins encoded:
- a CDS encoding glycosyltransferase family 4 protein, producing the protein MPLRRRQKAPNCTTTLAGETCSESEGFEEELDLPVQSLRQYEELLPWLTDGEPLLQYGADDFDDSIDEPAESGLTKSSLLPMRIAQVVHGLPPEALGGTETYVAHLAYALAHQGHAVGVFTRVADASRKDYAVECGSQDGYEVMRINNTFVRLEPFARSYVNAEVACRFGAFLDAFAPEIVHFHHLMYLSTSCIDEAVRRHIPMVMTLHDYWLICQRGRFLKPDLSVCPGQSDEGCAQCFAHLLDRRVASAFQRLKPTLEKHVHLRDFLRRWQGKYAAWRPPPQSAVRQIHERMAHIRELCRAVSLFLAPSHFLRERFLAFGIPPEKMLFSECGLPPLVAPQTQRAPNPRRLIFGYIGVVDPVKGVHVLVEAFTQLRDTELRIYGGETQYAPYPDRKRFLAQLQSSPHIRMMGKYENSEVGRILSEVDVVVVPSIWYENAPLVIREAFLAGKPVVTAAFGGMQEWVRDGVNGLLFQPRDVVDLRNTLARFITDPTLVQRLSDEFPAVQSIDADARSLVEHYRVLVAQRL
- a CDS encoding glycosyltransferase family 2 protein, which translates into the protein MIKVSVVILTWNSQDMVDACVSSLASGLALSPFEVIVVDNGSRDDTLAVVRSRHPEVRVLSNPSNRGVAPARNQGMRVACGEYVILLDDDTVVHAGAFDQLVAYMDAHADVGLCGPQLVDLDGSCQLSCRLFPTLPYKLLRRVPFSFARALMRKVEMADWDHATVRDVDYVIGACQAIRRSALAQIGLLDERIFYGPEDVDVCLRLQQAGWRVVYHPDAVVEHHERRMTRSALSSFSFLGRQHLRGLLYYFWKHGYWLSRRRLYARLPAQSAGYSATSPAAVGAPEVLHHDSLPVEAKS
- a CDS encoding sugar transferase, which gives rise to MPRRTRSAQTILVLLVVADVLCVLGAYAGAFALRFAFPIPFTSHLIPLARLQDIQHPIAVLLVSQVALLYFFGFYDLQRPQPRTRLIARVVAALSIQLLAISAFYFFRGDLNLPRSVLVLLWMLNSAAVIVVRLWAGARLGQMRPLSILLVGAEEEVRTFLSTLSALRPFPELKVVGFVSLNGAGAPAGQLGTPWLGEAQQLSTILQQVRVDDVILLSPTTWKDAFVDQLLRMPGGESVARRPRVLVVPSVYDILVGRISSLRLHDMPLVEVVKNPREDMAFVVKGLLDRVIAGLLLVVSFPVLALAALAIKLTSLGPILFLQQRVGQGGKTFTLYKLRTMVPDAEAATGAVLAHAGDPRVTRVGRLLRESRIDEIPQLLNVLNGTMSLVGPRPERPEFVEEFEVSIPGYTERHQVKPGLTGLAQVNGEYDTTPEYKLKYDLAYIYNYSLWLDVRIMVESVKVMLTRRGI
- a CDS encoding DUF4258 domain-containing protein — translated: MEIHTIQEQVRQGKYEISFQAEKERYAEDIALSDVETTILNGEILEDYPDDPRGESCLILGHAEGRSIHVVCGYTSTRSIRVITVYLPKQPKWQDERTRRAKGAPDA
- a CDS encoding type II toxin-antitoxin system MqsA family antitoxin, whose product is MHDYGDCSFCGGEVKEEVAELDYRYKRTLYVFREVPVGVCQQCGEKYLVAGTAKVIEHEIRTRKEWSETVSVPVTTFSNIDVAEAKEPTLREQHSK